CAGCACGCCCACGCGGTTGCCGGGGTTGGGGTGCGTGCTCAAAAACTCGGGCCCGCGGCCGCCCCCGCCCGCCTGCTCCAGCACCTGCATCACCTGAATCATGGCGCGGGGGTCGTAGCCGGCCTCGGCCGTGTACTTCACCGCCAGCCGATCCGATTCCAGCTCGTCTTCGCGGCCAAAACGCAACGACACCACTTTGGCAATGGCCGCGGCCACCGCAGCGTTGGCAATGGAGCTGCCCGGCCGGTCGGGGTCGTAGGCGGCAATGCCAGCGGCCCCGGCCAGGCCCTGCGTGAGCTGCTGCTTGGCCAGTTGCTCGGCCGAGTGCCGGCCAATTACGTGGCCTACCTCGTGGGCCAGCACGCCGGCCACCTGCCCTTCCGATTTCAGGTTGCGCAGCAACCCAGCCGTAAGGAAAATTTGCCCGCCCGGCAGCGCAAACGCGTTGATGGTGTTTTCGTCGGCCAGCAAGTGAAAGTTGAACTTGTAGGGCGACTGCGCCGCCCCCGACGCCTGCACCAGCGCGGCCCCGATGCGGTCGATGGCGGCTTGGGCCTGCTCGTCGGGGTGCAGGCCGCCATATTGCTGCGCCATTTGCGGCGCCGCCTGCAGCCCTAGGGCAATTTCCTGCTCCGTGGTCATGTTCACGTGCTGCACCTCGCCCGTTACGGGGTTGGTTTGCCGCTTGCAGTAATAGGTGATAAACGAAAAACCTGCGACAAGCAGGGCTATTATGTATCGGAGTCCGCCTCTCATGGTGTGGGTTCGTGGAAGTAAAACAACGGCGCGGAAACTTCGCCGCACATTCTAACGAACGCCGCCCAACAGGGTTATGCAGCGGCAACGCAGCCAAAACCGCAGTGCTTGCGTATCAGGCTGAA
The sequence above is drawn from the Hymenobacter sp. YIM 151858-1 genome and encodes:
- a CDS encoding M48 family metalloprotease, with protein sequence MRGGLRYIIALLVAGFSFITYYCKRQTNPVTGEVQHVNMTTEQEIALGLQAAPQMAQQYGGLHPDEQAQAAIDRIGAALVQASGAAQSPYKFNFHLLADENTINAFALPGGQIFLTAGLLRNLKSEGQVAGVLAHEVGHVIGRHSAEQLAKQQLTQGLAGAAGIAAYDPDRPGSSIANAAVAAAIAKVVSLRFGREDELESDRLAVKYTAEAGYDPRAMIQVMQVLEQAGGGGRGPEFLSTHPNPGNRVGVLEREIAEQFPSGIPAGLKP